One Brassica napus cultivar Da-Ae unplaced genomic scaffold, Da-Ae ScsIHWf_1172;HRSCAF=1674, whole genome shotgun sequence DNA window includes the following coding sequences:
- the LOC125596291 gene encoding uncharacterized hydrolase YugF-like, protein MTGCFSFSEVIEGAYRYGFKRSGIRPVTIDLKDGTVVHFWVSKTRDESKPNLLLIHGLGASAIWQWYDVARRLSPHFNLFIPDLVFFGGSSTTRPERSDVFQAQTLMRALEAQSVKRFSLVGLSYGGFVGYRMASMYGDAVEKVVICCAAVCVEENDMRDGVFAVSDLDEASKILVPESVKKLRELIGYIFYKPALARLVPPCLLHDFIEHALTRENVKEKRELIKDIPKDRIVSEIPKLTQPTLIIWGEHDRVFPLVMGKRLKQHLGDNGKLVVIERTGHIFNFEKPKTYVKHLKSFLMQTKQQVPVSNGSVKS, encoded by the exons ATGACAGGTTGCTTCAGCTTCTCTGAAGTAATAGAAGGGGCTTACAGATACGGGTTCAAAAGATCCGGTATACGACCCGTAACCATCGACTTGAAAGACGGAACCGTGGTCCATTTCTGGGTATCCAAGACCCGAGACGAGTCCAAACCCAACCTCCTCCTCATCCACGGACTCGGAGCTTCTGCCATCTGGCAATGGTACGACGTCGCACGACGCCTCTCTCCTCATTTCAACCTCTTCATCCCCGACCTCGTTTTCTTCGGCGGATCCTCCACGACCCGACCCGAAAGATCCGACGTTTTCCAGGCCCAGACGCTTATGCGGGCCTTAGAGGCCCAGTCCGTGAAACGTTTCAGCCTCGTCGGTCTTAGCTACGGCGGGTTCGTCGGTTACCGAATGGCGTCGATGTACGGAGACGCCGTTGAGAAGGTGGTGATATGCTGCGCCGCCGTGTGCGTGGAGGAGAATGACATGAGGGACGGCGTTTTCGCCGTCTCGGATCTTGATGAAGCTTCCAAGATTCTCGTGCCGGAGTCTGTGAAGAAGCTACGGGAACTTATCGGTTACATCTTCTACAAGCCGGCGTTGGCGAGACTGGTTCCTCCTTGTCTGCTCCATGATTTCATCGAACAT GCATTGACCAGAGAAAATGTTAAAGAAAAGAGGGAGTTGATCAAAGACATACCAAAAGATAGAATAGTCTCCGAAATTCCAAAGCTCACACAG CCAACTTTGATTATATGGGGAGAGCATGATCGAGTGTTTCCATTGGTGATGGGTAAGAGACTTAAACAGCACTTAGGAGATAATGGGAAGCTTGTTGTCATCGAAAGAACTGGTCATatctttaattttgaaaaacctAAAACTTATGTTAAACATCTGAAGTCTTTTCTTATGCAGACTAAACAACAGGTTCCTGTCTCTAACGGATCTGTTAAGTCTTAA